One segment of Alnus glutinosa chromosome 2, dhAlnGlut1.1, whole genome shotgun sequence DNA contains the following:
- the LOC133860842 gene encoding uncharacterized protein LOC133860842 has protein sequence MSMTVPTLSSPNPSLRITSFSHLRLRTHNQTIPFRSSPTKTQSFSLKPGQNFPGFSGKILGFVLERKLTVCASAGNGGVDDEAEAEAERQARGESTMPERFRYLTKEVPAPPVRWPWFVALAFILYAWRAVLLELSNWRKALLGIVSFVGYLSKLGLALVFHFIGDPITSLIRCIETAIYAIRAFYSGIVAYAPVPELSTVILLASAVLAIAEATVPNSVNSQPHLLTLAGLIGYAAVSGYISEPFFWTLLLLLYGFSRLVKKRDDVSSALPVAAVLAAVGEPWIRVLVMASYLALAISHHSKELLEGKEEAKVITANRRLPVPLLGAALAIGIHLAAKWAGYRHLTWKIV, from the exons ATGTCAATGACTGTTCCCACTCTCTCATCTCCAAACCCCTCTCTCAGAATCACTTCATTTTCTCACCTCAGACTCAGAACCCATAACCAAACCATTCCATTTCGCTCTTCACCAACCAAAACCCAGTCTTTTAGTCTCAAACCAGGTCAAAACTTTCCTGGGTTTTCCGGGAAAATTCTGGGTTTTGTGCTTGAGAGAAAGTTGACGGTTTGTGCGAGTGCAGGGAATGGTGGTGTTGATGATGAAGCTGAAGCCGAAGCTGAGAGACAGGCTCGAGGAGAGAGTACTATGCCCGAGCGGTTCAGGTATTTGACCAAAGAAGTTCCTGCCCCTCCAGTGAGATGGCCTTGGTTTGTCG CCCTGGCTTTCATTCTCTATGCATGGAGGGCAGTGTTGTTGGAACTCTCTAACTGGCGAAAGGCTTTACTTGGTATTGTTTCTTTTGTGGGATACCTCTCGAAACTCGGCTTGGCTCTTGTATTCCACTTCATTGGCGACCCCATAACTTCTCTGATCAGATGTATTGAGACTGCTATCTATGCCATTCGAGCTTTCTATTCGGGCATAGTGGCATACGCACCTGTTCCAGAGTTGAGCACAGTTATCCTACTTGCATCAGCTGTTCTTGCCATTGCAGAAGCCACTGTTCCCAACTCTGTAAACAGCCAACCTCATCTTCTCACTTTAGCTGGCCTAATTGGCTATGCAGCTGTGAGTGGTTACATCTCTGAGCCATTCTTCTGGACCCTTCTTCTGCTCTTGTATGGTTTCTCACGGTTAGTTAAAAAGAGAGATGATGTTTCATCTGCATTGCCTGTAGCTGCTGTGCTTGCTGCAGTTGGAGAACCATGGATTAGGGTTTTGGTAATGGCTTCATATCTGGCTCTAGCTATTTCTCACCATTCAAAAGAGCTTTTAGAAGGAAAGGAAGAAGCAAAAGTTATAACGGCAAATAGGAGGCTTCCTGTGCCATTGCTGGGTGCAGCCTTAGCCATCGGAATCCATCTTGCTGCCAAGTGGGCTGGCTACCGGCACTTGACATGGAAGATAGTCTGA